A stretch of Bos taurus isolate L1 Dominette 01449 registration number 42190680 breed Hereford chromosome 5, ARS-UCD2.0, whole genome shotgun sequence DNA encodes these proteins:
- the BCDIN3D gene encoding RNA 5'-monophosphate methyltransferase, with product MAASTEQATGGVEKTAAEEKPRVLEPGAAPFGNFPHYSRFHPPEQRLRLLPPELLRRLFPQSPETRPILGLDVGCNSGDLSVALYKHFLSLHDGETCLDASRELHLLCCDIDPVLVERAEKECPFPDGLTFITLDFMNQRTRKVLLSSFLSQFGRSVFDIGFCMSVTMWIHLNHGDQGLWEFLAHLSSLCRYLLVEPQPWKCYRAAARRLRKLGLHDFDHFRSLAIRGDMASQIVQILTQDHGMELVCCFGNTKWDRSLLLFRTKQATETHPIPESLIEEGKERNRIRFWRE from the exons ATGGCGGCGTCCACGGAGCAGGCCACGGGGGGCGTTGAGAAGACCGCGGCGGAAGAGAAACCGCGCGTTCTGGAACCCGGGGCAGCCCCGTTCGGAAATTTCCCTCATTATTCCCGCTTCCACCCTCCAGAGCAACGGCTCCGCCTCCTACCCCCGGAGCTGCTTCGCCGGCTCTTCCCTCAGAGTCCCGAGACAAGGCCGATCCTGGGGCTCGACGTGGGGTGTAACTCCGGG GATCTGAGTGTGGCTCTATACAAACATTTCCTTTCCCTACATGATGGGGAGACCTGCTTAGATGCCTCAAGAGAACTCCATCTCCTCTGCTGTGACATAGATCCAGTCCTGGTGGAACGAGCTGAAAAAGAATGCCCTTTTCCTGATGGTTTGACTTTTATTACCCTGGACTTCATGAATCAAAGGACCCGGAAAGTTCTCCTGAGCTCTTTTTTGAGCCAGTTTGGACGCTCAGTTTTTGATATTGGCTTCTGCATGTCAGTAACCATGTGGATTCACCTGAACCATGGGGACCAAGGCCTGTGGGAATTCCTGGCCCACCTTTCTTCCCTATGCCGCTACCTCCTCGTGGAGCCACAGCCCTGGAAGTGTTACCGGGCAGCTGCAAGGCGTCTCCGGAAGCTGGGCCTCCATGATTTTGACCACTTCCGCTCCCTGGCCATCCGAGGTGATATGGCCAGCCAGATTGTGCAGATCTTGACCCAGGACCATGGCATGGAATTAGTATGCTGCTTTGGCAACACCAAATGGGACCGAAGCCTTCTGCTCTTCAGGACAAAACAAGCCACAGAGACTCATCCGATCCCTGAGTCGCTgatagaagaaggaaaagaaaggaacagaataaGATTCTGGAGAGAGTGA